From Vitis vinifera cultivar Pinot Noir 40024 chromosome 5, ASM3070453v1, the proteins below share one genomic window:
- the LOC100241472 gene encoding probable N-acetyltransferase HLS1-like, which translates to MVDNIHENKVLIREFNEETDIEAVEKLEKNCEIGYKKGISIFTSMMGDPLCRIRLYPVHVMLVAQLLENGELVGAVRGCIKRVGTGFGGTDVTMGCILGLRVSPRHRRMGIGLGLVKSAEEWIERNGAQYAFLATEENNVASTNLFTLKCNYVKFSSLVIYVQPVNDHLAEEVDIPRDIKIEKLHIEQAIFLYKNSLKQREIYPTDIEAILKEKLSMGTWVCFFREEGWVGLQKKEEKEGEIMGTAPSSWAIFSIWNTSEAYKLQIRRSNLLKIFHASVSHAMERILPCLKLPFMSMSTESHKKPFGFLFLYGIHGEGERVGELMKGVWRFASRMAENVKDCSVMMTELGGSDPLRAHVPQGSSMSCINDLWYLKRLNAPVSDEDELTAMRPVGNVFVDPRDF; encoded by the exons atggttgACAACATTCATGAGAACAAGGTCCTAATAAGGGAATTCAATGAAGAAACAGACATTGAAGCAGTGGAGAAGCTTGAGAAGAACTGTGAGATAGGGTATAAAAAGGGGATCTCCATATTTACTAGCATGATGGGTGACCCTTTATGTAGAATTAGGCTCTACCCTGTTCATGTTATGCTG GTTGCTCAGCTGCTCGAAAATGGGGAGCTTGTCGGTGCAGTTCGAGGATGTATCAAGCGTGTGGGGACTGGTTTTGGGGGAACAGATGTGACGATGGGATGCATCCTGGGCCTTCGAGTCTCTCCTAGGCACAG GAGGATGGGCATTGGATTAGGGCTTGTTAAATCAGCAGAGGAATGGATAGAGAGAAATGGAGCACAGTATGCTTTCCTAGCAACCGAGGAGAACAATGTGGCCTCCACCAATCTCTTCACTCTCAAATGCAACTATGTAAAGTTTAGCTCATTAGTCATATATGTTCAACcagttaatgatcaccttgctGAGGAAGTAGATATTCCCAGAGACATAAAAATCGAGAAGTTGCATATCGAGCAGGCCATTTTCCTCTACAAGAACAGCTTGAAACAAAGAGAGATATACCCAACAGATATTGAGGCCATCTTGAAGGAGAAGCTGAGTATGGGCACCTGGGTGTGTTTCTTCAGAGAGGAAGGATGGGTAGGTTTgcagaagaaagaagaaaaagaaggggaAATCATGGGTACAGCTCCAAGCTCTTGGGCAATCTTCAGCATATGGAATACCTCTGAGGCATACAAGCTTCAAATAAGGAGGTCAAATCTATTGAAAATATTCCATGCAAGTGTGAGCCATGCAATGGAGAGAATCCTGCCATGCCTGAAACTGCCATTCATGAGTATGAGTACTGAGTCCCATAAAAAACCCTTTGGGTTTCTGTTCCTGTATGGGATTCATGGAGAAGGAGAGAGGGTTGGGGAGCTGATGAAAGGAGTATGGAGGTTTGCGTCAAGAATGGCTGAGAATGTGAAGGACTGCAGTGTGATGATGACTGAGCTAGGAGGGTCTGATCCTCTCAGAGCCCATGTTCCTCAGGGCTCCTCCATGTCATGCATCAATGATCTCTGGTACTTAAAGAGGCTGAACGCCCCCGTGAGTGATGAGGATGAATTGACAGCGATGAGACCTGTGGGGAATGTGTTTGTTGATCCAAGAGATTTTTAG
- the LOC100244755 gene encoding peptidyl-prolyl cis-trans isomerase CYP21-4: MARIKPQALLLQSKKKKGPTRISITTIIFCNLVVVLVVFSLFATYRHWSNRSRNQFQSGVSNVEENDGFVDSKRFDLPGYAILNTSKGYITVELYKDGSPEIVDKFLDLCQKGYFKGMPFHHVIKNYVIQGGHSQGIGAAEDWTSKGKPHGHLPLSPKHEAFMLGTSKTKQDRKKFELFITTAPIPDLNDKLIVFGRVIKGEDVVQEIEEVDTDEHYRPKSRIGIINVTLKREA; this comes from the exons ATGGCAAGGATAAAACCTCAGGCTTTGTTACTGCAAAGCAAAAAGAAGAAGGGCCCGACACGTATCAGTATCACTACAATTATATTTTGCAACCTAGTCGTTGTGTTGGTTGTATTTTCCCTATTTGCTACTTATAGGCATTGGTCTAATAG GTCGAGGAACCAGTTTCAGAGTGGGGTATCAAATGTTGAG GAGAATGATGGTTTTGTAGATTCAAAAAGGTTCGACCTTCCCGGATATGCT ATCCTAAATACATCAAAAGGTTATATAACTGTGGAGCTTTACAAGGATGGTTCTCCTGAGATTGTGGACAAATTCCTTGACTTGTG TCAAAAGGGTTACTTCAAAGGGATGCCTTTCCATCACGTGATAAAGAACTATGTGATTCAAGGAGGTCATTCCCAAGGAATTGGAGCTGCTGAAGATTGGACATCAAAAGGGAAGCCTCATGGACACCTTCCTTTAAG TCCTAAGCATGAGGCATTTATGCTTGGAACTTCAAAGACTAAACAAGATCGCAAGAAATTTGAGCTGTTTATCACTACTGCACCAATACCAGATCTGAATGACAAGCTTATTGTATTTGGACGGGTCATCAAGGGGGAGGACGTTGTGCAG GAAATTGAAGAGGTGGATACAGATGAACACTACCGACCTAAATCTCGTATAGGGATCATCAACGTGACTCTCAAACGTGAAGCTTGA
- the LOC100853348 gene encoding uncharacterized protein LOC100853348, with amino-acid sequence MRKKTGAKIQLHDYEVFLENPYRLDCTNDHLNQIIQMHGFIKLHKRRKEELLEALSTIDLMHPPRSTLNEGSSPYDSSLTIDEVNKDLEALEWQECPVQSLQTLGPSIPTIDAAGNDVSPAFKITAKKPRTKRRKTRRISDLSRRFA; translated from the exons ATGCGGAAGAAGACGGGGGCGAAGATTCAGCTTCATGACTATGAAGTTTTCCTCGAGAATCCTTACCGATTAGACTGCACTAACGACCATCTTAACCAG ATTATCCAAATGCACGGATTCATCAAACTACACAAGCGTCGCAAG GAGGAACTTTTGGAAGCATTGAGCACCATAGATCTGATGCATCCACCAAGATCCACTCTCAACGAGGGATCATCGCCGTACGATTCGTCCCTCACCATCGATGAAGTGAACAAAGACCTGGAAGCTCTCGAATGGCAGGAGTGCCCCGTTCAATCCCTCCAAACCCTCGGTCCATCCATACCGACCATCGACGCCGCCGGAAATGACGTGTCCCCGGCCTTCAAGATCACCGCAAAAAAGCCAAGAACGAAGAGAAGAAAGACGAGGCGCATAAGCGATCTGAGCCGTCGATTTGCGTGA
- the LOC100263733 gene encoding protein high chlorophyll fluorescent 107: MHLKLKLSSPSSPSNFSLYSPSQNPSSSKFSFKVPIVPLHSSLSPLTLPPCASKDSSSPLLEQKPHSSGFGSEPQSPPEVLTVRRPMKEYSGDDDESSNGDDVDEDTFSSSPIDAGLAEFAKKLPMFEPQRAELSSEERPLLVNLDLALYRAKVLARNYQFEEAEKILQKCIYYWPEDGRPYVALGKILSKQSKTSEARAVYEKGCQATQGENPYIWQCWAVLENKMGNIRRARDLFDAATVADKRHVAAWHGWAVLELKQGNIKKARHLLAKGLKYGGGNEYIYQTLALLEAKANRHEQARYLFKQATKCNPKSCASWLAWAQLEMQQENNHTARQLFEKAVQASPKNRFAWHVWGVFEANLGNADVGRKLLKIGHAVNPRDPVLLQSLALLEYKYSTANLSRVLFRRASELDPRHQPVWIAWGWMEWKEGNIATAREMYQRALSIDSTTESAARCLQAWGVLEERAGNLSAARRLFRSSLNINSQSYITWMTWASFEENQGNAVRAEEIRDLYFQQRTEVVDDASWVMGFLDIIDPALDSIKRLLNLDQNSYYRIPDSSRNIPGANEDSSGPGPGPSSGNPDSKDTASENGFNLDAFIREKLSLDPSNLDVQMQTHETTVPRRVKLPRRIKRLENTQSRTTTAVTQSRV, translated from the exons ATGCATCTCAAGCTGAAGCTCTCTTCTCCCTCTTCTCCGTCCAACTTCTCTCTTTACTCTCCTTCTCAAAACCCTAGCTCCTCCAAATTTTCCTTTAAAGTACCAATTGTACCCCTCCACTCCTCACTCTCACCTCTCACCCTTCCTCCATGCGCCTCCAAGGACTCCTCCTCCCCACTCCTCGAGCAAAAGCCTCATTCCTCCGGCTTCGGATCAGAGCCGCAGTCGCCGCCGGAAGTTCTTACGGTCCGCCGTCCGATGAAGGAATATTCCGGAGACGATGATGAGTCCAGCAACGGAGATGATGTGGATGAGGACACGTTCTCTTCCTCGCCGATCGATGCCGGACTTGCTGAATTTGCGAAGAAGTTGCCAATGTTTGAGCCGCAGAGAGCGGAGTTGAGCTCTGAGGAGAGGCCGCTTTTGGTGAATTTGGACTTAGCGTTGTATAGAGCCAAGGTTTTGGCGAGGAATTATCAGTTTGAAGAAGCGGAGAAGATTCTGCAGAAG TGTATATACTATTGGCCAGAAGATGGACGGCCGTATGTGGCTTTAGGGAAGATCCTGAGCAAACAGTCGAAAACTTCGGAAGCTAGAGCTGTTTATGAGAAAGGCTGTCAGGCTACTCAAGGTGAAAATCCTTACATCTGGCAG TGCTGGGCTGTGCTGGAAAATAAGATGGGGAACATTAGGAGAGCAAGAGATTTGTTTGATGCTGCCACAGTTGCTGATAAGAGGCATGTTGCTGCCTGGCATGGGTGGGCAGTTTTAGAGTTAAAACAGGGGAATATAAAGAAGGCAAGGCATCTTCTTGCTAAAGGTCTTAAATATGGTGGTGGAAATGAGTACATATACCAAACACTTGCATTGCTTGAAGCTAAAGCAAATCGGCATGAGCAGGCTCGGTATTTGTTCAAGCAGGCCACCAAGTGCAATCCCAAGAGCTGTGCCAGTTGGCTT GCATGGGCACAATTGGAGATGCAACAGGAAAACAACCATACTGCAAGGCAACTATTTGAG AAAGCAGTCCAGGCAAGCCCCAAGAATAGGTTTGCATGGCATGTATGGGGAGTTTTTGAAGCTAATCTGGGCAATGCTGACGTGGGAAGGAAACTTTTAAAGATAGGCCATGCAGTAAATCCAAGGGATCCTGTTCTCCTTCAGTCCCTTGCTTTACTGGAATACAAATATTCAACTGCAAATCTTTCTCGAGTGCTGTTCAGGAGAGCATCCGAATTGGATCCAAGGCATCAGCCAGTATGGATT GCTTGGGGATGGATGGAGTGGAAAGAAGGAAACATAGCCACAGCAAGGGAAATGTATCAAAGAGCACTGTCCATTGACTCAACTACTGAAAGTGCTGCTCGTTGTCTTCAG GCTTGGGGTGTTTTAGAAGAGAGAGCTGGTAATCTATCAGCAGCTCGGAGATTATTCAGATCCTCCCTAAATATAAATTCCCAGAGTTACATAACATGGATGACATGGGCCTCATTTGAAGAAAACCAAGGAAATGCTGTTCGTGCTGAGGAAATTCGTGACCTCTATTTCCAGCAG CGCACAGAAGTCGTGGATGATGCTTCATGGGTTATGGGGTTCTTGGACATCATCGATCCAGCTCTAGACAGCATAAAGAGACTATTGAACCTGGACCAAAACTCATACTACAGAATCCCTGATTCCTCACGAAACATACCAGGAGCTAACGAAGACTCATCTGGCCCTGGCCCTGGCCCTTCCTCTGGAAATCCAGATAGCAAAGACACAGCAAGTGAAAATGGCTTCAACCTGGACGCCTTCATCAGGGAGAAATTATCCCTTGATCCATCAAATCTTGATGTTCAAATGCAAACACATGAGACTACTGTTCCAAGACGAGTTAAACTTCCAAGAAGGATAAAGAGATTAGAGAACACTCAGAGCCGAACCACGACAGCAGTGACACAATCCAGAGTTTAA